A genomic window from Calditrichota bacterium includes:
- a CDS encoding CHAT domain-containing protein codes for MKIIKSILPRLFLQILLASAIFLSCAHYKNFFFEQPKKTARARSSTGFDLTQIYEQITTHPETDMFPAVSPDGKWVAFASKRSGNMDIWVKPVAGGSAIQITKHKSDDIMPCWAPDGKNLVFVSYREDAQGDLWIVPIKVRKYGVFPHGAPLRITKYLGADLYPSFSPNGKYIAFSSDRDGTFRLYLIRMRDWQIFQLSPMKATHPSWSPDGKYLCFAAFLPPKNYGQIFIGEIDFSGTNIEIKSVQPVTDGRTNDAFPRWHPQRNEIFFTRYANDTDRDGLLTPDDQPELWKVQLNWRSILTSNFRQNQTSPPGSALSDFHVRQREPQQILSFQEIKLIPALEYDFYAVGSPDSMIYFVSRRGGAEDIFSVSEDGAIPRFDDAFVQFQFAKSYFPLPETDLLFGRSNSLSPTELAYRLLAFQRVFDFFPEQHARFGETYYELARTYAFMGDTLVARSYLEEIIKLFPQNRELVGRASLRLFELDRAKKIDSFQAQVEKLEKIKKQAAGISPVEAEAQLYLAELYFLKKKYTTAIQKLEKLISSYPHEIARCAQAQLLIGDVFSLFGQKEEVISVYLKVPQFYPSETNFVNQALDKILALAEEDDPYQTISSLRLLIQNYSDYPRLGARARYRIAEIFYQQKDYAAAVQELRALQSDFSELPAETARALLFLGKILLIRDDDIGAIRAYKEVAAKYISVENGKFGIEAEERLFNLYLETGSNFQRYGEVNAAYNRFRQAVALMPTHLDANRGMVASLYQLGRIDDAIRFYENRLEKYPFQEKYLYLLGLCYSYQATEKRDRTGQALDLNPELMEKSVQLIEKALSKDYRMIQAYLTLSFNYETLEKYGAAKASLQKSFFERAFDAAIAPVKSIFQTITFQKEKGQKRYYEKAIDALTTAIALNDENANPKLESELALNLASNFYNLKEFGFEKAYHYYQIKLKYDSTFVNERVEAEVFRKMGHCALVVEDFEKGPYFLKRAIKLLIDLGDQKAANISTKRLALLYQLAGDYDLSIEYFKQAAKFDRKHRRYNQLETDYRSIAYNFLLLNDEEEAVRYAKLAIGLIQSGKVKRINAEPNWIKIGILGWEIPVYNLGQISAGQSTAAGGFTTDEEIALIYSILGNAALGQRNVDHAISYLKQKLKIYQQKKDKVAEAIFLNNIGYLYYLKADYSESWDQFYHSYQICRKEEILPGQVMNAVNLSALAVVVNKLKLLPDTTNIEVDEKAERRLIRSLEITQAVIPKIEKLTYGFKRDLAQLYILAGNLHFLQSTASQLVNRDSDLENLLSENLRIWEKWAIADSCYRQAENLCSENGLDNLKIYADQNLSAISSRLGEIEPALKKLTDARKLAYQTNGYQKLWEIDFSLAKLAQIYKGKNDLRIKSADFYFTEAIESLDRSILSAKKYRISPIYLDKVRQLFEAAIRFQLDKRKTEAALQLAEKYRGVNFLSLISNHRLRLKKERHKIFLGNARYLSREITALDEKLRRAREVGNASQQDLVMWTKQKKNYEDEYAKLLKDLKSEDPELEALISPDPVSTGEVQRILGGSRVIVDYFFTGKKLNIWVINEDSVAMAQVEIEPAKVKLKIKNYIQNIDSAEAEIYARDLRKILIDPIATALENYRTLIFVPDAFLAELPFNYFIRFSVPLFPAVRNVVVAPDFAGYYYSFLNRKIKGDYFWANEPNYTYLVAELGYNVSEDKKKNQTTAALLEKMSSVDFMAVASQMEENRSDPLMSKILSGKTSNADVFLRDIFEINFKGSVAAFLLKRNFQSEITRLLFERSLIYAGVPSLILGRETETTGKFLEYFYDYLFDYPPADALFRAQRMMAAEKYPPSAYAFFQTVGFEGMTNAQEEEFARQRFMAKVMVGNQYYEEEKWRDALNAYEQALVMAKKQGDQNAIANLYQLIIYSAAKGEMWERAILYQKELVDRAKDSGDGEQLIEQMRYLIYFYTQNKDYDKAISYQKQYLQIAEKYHQKEEAADSYRRLGLVYEQSRDYSAAVENFSKAVQEYRALGDSLKVAECLKNRGRIFLLYLDQYARAINDQEAALHIFQNFGDVANSMELLQNLGMSHERLANYQKALELQQQGYELAKKLKSNQWIGLSLQYLANIYWKMADYQKALQYQKKAMALFKKLENKKFQSVALSTKGLIHMSLGDLEKAIEFETQALSLAEETGSLIDQATIHKNLSMMFRTAKRMDEASFHLREAIKLDEKSGALRGLSYDYRDLGTIQLSQSLYADAYANLHKALSLSQKILDGRNFVQTLYEIGLYHQKMQDMAAAEDTLSLAGGMAEQLFVPEVSWRAYFALAKIYRDQGKTQLAESSFLRAMSTIETMRSKIKIEEYKSGFIDDKLDVYYALIDFYLASNQQKKAFEIAERAKSRNFADLLANKKIDFRGAVKEEDFVKKRRIEEAMSQLQNEMGLLKLSGLQNMPGKKKKLTALTQQLDSLRAAYQQFLLDLKEQNPELASMISVEPKSIEYFQKMLPDSVLLLEYFTTAEKLYLWAISNGRVLAVQQKISERKLYALVDTLRKSIQKQLLVQNLLKNLYRLLLSPVEKSLNENSHLVIIPHGVLHYLPFSALLDEENKYLIEKHTISLSPSAMVWATCMDKGDEFVTNKNWQPNILALGNPDVGDARYDLPFAKKEIESIELIYPHVQAFLGKEAQETKAKELSANANLLLFSCHGEFDPLNPLFSALLLAPDDKNDGRLEAHEIFGLDIHAYLVAMSACETGLSKVGVGDEVVGLSRSFIYAGASSLLSSLWKVDDLATAVTIKRFFRYLHQGYSRARALQQAVLFVKNNINAHPLYWSAFNITGDFR; via the coding sequence CGGCAGAACGAACGACGCCTTTCCTCGCTGGCATCCCCAAAGAAACGAAATCTTTTTCACACGTTACGCGAACGATACCGACAGGGATGGTTTGCTCACGCCTGACGATCAGCCTGAATTGTGGAAAGTGCAACTAAACTGGCGCTCGATTTTGACCTCAAATTTTCGACAAAATCAGACGAGTCCCCCGGGTTCTGCGCTGTCTGATTTTCATGTTCGGCAGCGGGAGCCGCAACAGATTTTATCTTTTCAAGAGATCAAATTAATTCCCGCGCTTGAATACGATTTTTATGCTGTCGGTTCGCCGGATTCCATGATTTATTTTGTGTCTCGCCGGGGCGGTGCAGAAGATATTTTCAGCGTCAGCGAAGACGGCGCAATTCCCCGGTTTGACGATGCCTTTGTTCAGTTTCAATTTGCCAAATCATATTTTCCTTTGCCAGAAACAGATTTACTGTTCGGTCGAAGTAATTCATTGTCTCCCACGGAGTTAGCCTATCGTTTGTTGGCTTTTCAACGGGTGTTTGATTTTTTCCCGGAACAACACGCGCGTTTCGGCGAAACCTATTACGAGTTGGCGAGAACGTACGCTTTCATGGGCGACACGTTGGTTGCCAGGTCTTATTTGGAAGAAATTATCAAATTATTTCCGCAAAATCGTGAATTAGTCGGCAGGGCAAGTTTACGGTTATTTGAATTGGATCGTGCAAAAAAGATTGATTCTTTTCAGGCGCAAGTGGAAAAATTAGAGAAAATTAAAAAGCAGGCAGCGGGCATTAGCCCCGTCGAAGCGGAAGCACAATTGTATCTGGCTGAACTTTATTTTTTGAAAAAAAAATATACAACAGCGATTCAGAAATTAGAAAAATTGATTTCCTCGTATCCGCACGAGATCGCGCGTTGCGCCCAAGCCCAACTTTTAATTGGTGATGTTTTTTCGCTTTTCGGTCAGAAAGAGGAAGTAATTTCCGTTTATCTGAAAGTGCCTCAATTTTATCCGTCCGAAACAAACTTTGTCAATCAGGCGCTGGATAAAATTTTGGCTCTCGCTGAGGAAGACGACCCCTATCAGACAATTTCGTCTCTGCGGCTACTCATTCAAAATTATTCCGATTACCCTCGTCTCGGCGCCAGAGCGCGCTATCGCATCGCAGAAATTTTTTATCAGCAAAAAGATTACGCCGCCGCGGTGCAAGAACTGCGTGCCCTACAGTCTGATTTTTCCGAATTGCCGGCAGAAACAGCCAGGGCGCTTTTATTCCTGGGAAAAATTTTGCTGATTCGAGATGATGACATCGGCGCCATCAGGGCTTACAAGGAAGTTGCGGCAAAATATATTTCTGTTGAAAACGGAAAATTTGGCATCGAGGCAGAGGAGCGGCTTTTCAATCTATATCTGGAGACGGGGTCAAATTTTCAACGTTACGGAGAAGTGAATGCTGCCTATAATCGGTTTCGTCAAGCAGTCGCGCTGATGCCAACTCATCTGGACGCAAATCGCGGCATGGTGGCTTCGCTTTACCAACTGGGTCGTATCGATGATGCGATTCGTTTTTATGAAAATCGTCTTGAAAAATATCCTTTTCAGGAAAAATATTTGTATTTGTTGGGGCTATGTTACTCCTACCAGGCGACCGAAAAAAGGGATCGCACGGGACAGGCGCTGGATTTGAACCCTGAGTTGATGGAAAAATCAGTGCAGCTTATCGAGAAAGCTCTTTCCAAAGACTATCGCATGATACAAGCTTACTTGACACTGAGTTTTAACTACGAGACGCTGGAAAAATATGGTGCCGCAAAAGCAAGTTTGCAGAAATCATTTTTCGAGCGCGCGTTCGATGCGGCAATCGCGCCGGTGAAGTCGATTTTTCAAACCATCACTTTTCAAAAGGAAAAAGGCCAGAAACGTTACTACGAAAAGGCAATTGACGCCTTGACGACGGCGATTGCGCTAAATGACGAAAATGCTAATCCCAAGTTAGAGAGCGAGTTAGCGCTAAATTTGGCGTCGAATTTTTATAATCTGAAAGAATTTGGTTTTGAAAAAGCGTATCATTATTATCAAATAAAACTGAAATATGATTCGACTTTTGTCAATGAGCGCGTTGAGGCGGAAGTTTTTCGCAAAATGGGACATTGTGCTTTGGTTGTTGAAGATTTTGAAAAAGGACCCTATTTTCTCAAAAGAGCGATAAAATTATTGATTGATCTCGGCGACCAGAAAGCAGCGAATATTTCCACAAAAAGACTGGCGCTGCTCTATCAATTAGCCGGCGATTACGATCTTTCCATTGAATATTTCAAACAAGCGGCGAAATTTGACAGGAAACATCGTCGTTACAATCAGTTGGAAACTGATTATCGCAGTATTGCTTACAATTTTTTGCTGCTCAATGACGAGGAAGAGGCGGTGCGCTACGCGAAGTTAGCCATCGGATTGATTCAATCAGGAAAGGTCAAACGCATTAATGCCGAGCCCAATTGGATAAAAATCGGCATTCTTGGCTGGGAAATTCCGGTTTACAACCTGGGACAAATTAGCGCCGGCCAATCAACAGCAGCCGGAGGTTTTACCACCGACGAGGAAATCGCGTTGATTTATTCGATTTTGGGAAATGCTGCCCTGGGACAGCGCAATGTGGATCATGCAATCAGTTATCTGAAGCAGAAGTTGAAAATCTACCAGCAAAAAAAAGACAAGGTCGCCGAGGCGATTTTTTTAAACAACATTGGCTATTTGTATTATCTCAAAGCGGACTATTCCGAATCGTGGGACCAATTTTATCATTCCTATCAAATTTGTCGCAAGGAAGAAATATTGCCCGGGCAGGTGATGAATGCGGTGAATTTGAGCGCGCTGGCCGTTGTGGTGAATAAATTGAAATTATTGCCGGACACCACAAACATTGAGGTGGATGAAAAAGCAGAACGGCGATTGATCCGCAGCCTGGAGATAACCCAGGCGGTCATTCCGAAAATTGAAAAATTGACTTACGGTTTCAAACGCGATTTAGCCCAACTTTACATTTTAGCCGGTAATTTGCATTTTCTGCAATCCACAGCGTCCCAATTAGTTAACCGCGATAGTGATTTGGAAAATTTATTGTCTGAAAACCTGCGCATCTGGGAAAAGTGGGCAATAGCGGATAGCTGTTATCGTCAGGCGGAGAATTTGTGCAGCGAAAACGGATTGGACAATCTGAAAATCTACGCCGATCAGAACCTGTCCGCAATTAGCTCCCGCCTTGGCGAAATAGAACCGGCATTGAAAAAATTGACCGATGCCAGAAAATTAGCTTATCAGACGAACGGTTATCAGAAGCTCTGGGAGATTGATTTTTCTCTGGCGAAATTAGCGCAAATTTATAAAGGTAAAAATGATCTGCGGATTAAAAGTGCGGATTTCTATTTCACTGAAGCGATTGAATCCCTTGATCGTTCGATTTTAAGTGCCAAAAAATATCGCATTTCGCCGATTTATTTGGACAAAGTGCGCCAATTATTTGAAGCGGCGATTCGTTTTCAATTGGATAAAAGAAAAACAGAGGCGGCACTGCAGCTTGCAGAAAAATATCGCGGTGTGAATTTTCTGAGCCTGATCAGCAATCACCGCCTGCGTCTTAAGAAAGAGCGACACAAAATTTTTCTCGGCAATGCGCGCTATTTGTCTCGGGAAATTACCGCGCTGGATGAGAAATTGCGCCGCGCGCGTGAAGTGGGAAACGCGTCGCAGCAAGATTTGGTGATGTGGACAAAGCAGAAAAAAAATTACGAAGATGAGTACGCGAAATTGTTGAAAGACTTAAAAAGCGAAGATCCTGAATTAGAGGCGCTGATCAGTCCCGACCCGGTGTCCACGGGAGAAGTTCAACGCATTTTAGGGGGCTCGCGTGTAATCGTTGATTATTTTTTCACTGGGAAAAAGCTCAATATCTGGGTGATCAATGAAGATTCTGTGGCGATGGCGCAGGTGGAAATTGAACCGGCGAAGGTGAAATTAAAAATAAAAAATTACATCCAAAACATCGACAGCGCTGAGGCGGAAATTTATGCCCGTGATTTGCGAAAAATTTTGATCGATCCCATTGCGACAGCGTTAGAAAATTACCGGACATTGATTTTTGTCCCGGATGCCTTCCTCGCTGAGCTTCCTTTCAATTATTTCATTCGATTCTCTGTGCCATTGTTTCCTGCGGTGAGAAATGTGGTCGTGGCGCCTGATTTTGCCGGATACTATTACAGCTTTCTCAATAGGAAAATCAAAGGGGACTATTTCTGGGCAAATGAGCCGAATTACACTTACCTTGTTGCCGAATTGGGCTACAATGTCAGCGAGGACAAGAAAAAAAATCAGACGACAGCAGCATTGTTGGAGAAAATGTCCTCTGTGGATTTCATGGCTGTTGCTTCTCAAATGGAGGAAAATCGTTCCGATCCGTTAATGTCAAAAATTTTGTCAGGGAAGACATCAAATGCAGATGTGTTTTTGCGCGATATTTTCGAAATTAATTTCAAGGGGTCGGTGGCAGCCTTTCTTTTGAAAAGGAATTTTCAGTCAGAAATCACGCGATTGTTATTTGAAAGATCGCTCATTTATGCCGGGGTTCCCAGTTTGATTTTGGGAAGAGAAACTGAAACCACAGGAAAATTTTTGGAATATTTTTATGATTACCTTTTTGATTATCCCCCGGCCGATGCGCTTTTTCGCGCTCAGCGAATGATGGCTGCGGAAAAATATCCGCCTTCTGCGTACGCGTTTTTTCAGACCGTCGGATTTGAGGGAATGACCAATGCGCAGGAGGAAGAATTCGCACGGCAAAGATTTATGGCGAAAGTCATGGTGGGGAATCAATATTACGAAGAAGAAAAATGGAGAGACGCGCTGAATGCTTACGAGCAGGCGCTGGTGATGGCGAAAAAGCAGGGCGATCAAAATGCTATCGCTAATTTGTACCAATTGATCATTTACTCTGCGGCAAAAGGAGAAATGTGGGAGCGGGCGATTCTTTACCAGAAAGAATTGGTCGATCGCGCCAAAGACAGCGGAGACGGGGAGCAACTCATCGAACAAATGCGCTATTTGATTTATTTTTACACGCAAAATAAAGATTACGACAAGGCAATCTCCTATCAAAAACAGTACTTGCAAATTGCTGAAAAATATCATCAGAAAGAAGAAGCTGCTGATTCCTACCGCAGATTGGGACTGGTCTATGAACAGAGCCGAGACTACAGCGCTGCTGTGGAAAATTTCAGTAAGGCAGTTCAGGAATACCGCGCTCTGGGGGATAGCCTGAAAGTGGCGGAATGTCTCAAAAACCGCGGCAGAATATTTTTGCTTTATCTTGATCAATACGCGCGTGCCATTAACGATCAGGAAGCGGCGCTGCACATTTTTCAAAATTTCGGTGATGTCGCTAATTCAATGGAACTGCTGCAAAATTTGGGAATGAGCCACGAAAGACTGGCAAATTACCAGAAAGCTTTGGAGTTGCAGCAGCAAGGCTATGAGTTGGCGAAAAAATTGAAATCCAACCAGTGGATTGGGCTGTCTTTGCAGTATCTGGCAAATATTTACTGGAAGATGGCGGATTACCAAAAAGCGCTGCAATACCAGAAAAAGGCTATGGCATTGTTCAAAAAATTAGAAAATAAAAAATTCCAGTCCGTGGCTTTGTCGACGAAAGGCTTGATTCACATGAGCCTGGGCGATCTGGAAAAAGCAATCGAATTTGAAACGCAGGCATTGTCGCTGGCAGAAGAAACAGGATCTTTGATCGATCAGGCGACGATACACAAAAATTTGAGCATGATGTTCAGAACCGCAAAGCGCATGGATGAGGCGAGTTTTCATTTGCGGGAAGCGATCAAATTGGACGAGAAATCCGGCGCATTGCGCGGTTTGAGTTATGACTATCGCGATCTGGGAACTATTCAACTGTCGCAATCTCTTTATGCCGATGCTTACGCCAATTTGCACAAAGCGCTGAGTTTGAGCCAGAAAATTTTGGACGGAAGAAATTTCGTGCAGACTTTGTACGAAATTGGTTTGTATCATCAAAAAATGCAGGACATGGCAGCGGCAGAGGACACACTCAGTTTAGCCGGAGGAATGGCGGAGCAGCTCTTCGTGCCGGAAGTGTCGTGGCGCGCCTATTTTGCTTTAGCAAAAATTTATCGCGATCAGGGAAAAACTCAATTGGCTGAGAGTTCATTTTTGCGTGCCATGTCCACCATTGAGACGATGCGTTCAAAAATTAAAATTGAAGAATACAAGTCTGGCTTCATCGATGACAAACTGGACGTGTATTACGCGCTGATCGATTTTTATCTGGCTTCAAACCAACAAAAAAAGGCATTTGAAATCGCTGAACGCGCTAAATCGCGCAATTTTGCCGACTTGCTGGCGAACAAAAAAATCGATTTTCGCGGAGCAGTGAAAGAAGAAGATTTCGTCAAAAAGCGGCGCATTGAAGAAGCAATGAGTCAGTTGCAAAATGAGATGGGCCTGCTCAAATTGTCTGGATTACAGAATATGCCCGGAAAGAAGAAAAAATTAACTGCGTTGACGCAACAATTGGATTCTCTCCGAGCGGCTTATCAGCAGTTTCTTTTGGATTTGAAAGAACAGAATCCAGAATTGGCGTCGATGATTTCAGTAGAGCCGAAGTCGATAGAATATTTTCAAAAAATGCTGCCGGATAGTGTGCTGCTGTTGGAATATTTCACCACAGCGGAAAAGTTGTATTTGTGGGCAATTTCCAATGGGCGCGTGCTTGCTGTGCAACAAAAAATCAGCGAACGGAAATTGTACGCTTTGGTGGATACTTTGAGAAAGTCCATCCAGAAGCAATTATTGGTACAAAATCTTCTTAAAAATTTGTATCGTCTTTTGCTTTCGCCGGTGGAAAAATCGCTGAACGAAAATTCGCATTTGGTCATTATTCCTCACGGCGTGCTTCACTACCTTCCTTTTAGCGCTTTGCTGGATGAAGAAAATAAATATTTGATTGAGAAACACACTATTTCGCTGAGCCCGAGCGCCATGGTCTGGGCGACGTGTATGGACAAGGGCGATGAGTTTGTCACAAATAAAAACTGGCAGCCGAATATTTTAGCGCTGGGAAATCCGGATGTCGGAGATGCCCGCTACGATTTGCCTTTTGCAAAGAAAGAGATTGAGAGTATTGAGTTGATTTACCCTCATGTACAGGCGTTTCTGGGAAAAGAAGCGCAGGAGACGAAAGCCAAGGAATTGAGCGCAAATGCGAATTTGTTGCTTTTCTCCTGCCATGGCGAATTTGATCCCTTGAATCCGCTTTTTTCGGCGTTGCTTTTGGCGCCGGATGACAAGAATGATGGCAGGCTGGAAGCTCACGAAATATTTGGTCTGGACATCCACGCCTATCTCGTGGCAATGAGCGCGTGCGAAACTGGTTTGTCGAAAGTCGGCGTCGGCGATGAGGTGGTTGGTTTGTCGCGAAGTTTCATTTACGCCGGGGCGTCTTCGTTGCTGTCCAGTTTGTGGAAAGTGGACGATCTGGCGACGGCAGTGACGATAAAGCGATTTTTCAGATATTTGCATCAGGGTTATTCGCGGGCACGCGCATTGCAACAAGCTGTGTTATTTGTGAAAAACAACATTAATGCGCACCCTTTGTACTGGTCGGCGTTCAATATTACGGGTGATTTTAGATAA